The DNA region ctttttctttaaaaaaaatcagcaataCTCTTATcctcctttaaaaaaaaatacgaaCACCGTCCAGTTGTAGTAGGAGAACACGGTGTATCTGCTCAAAGATCGATCCATTATTGCAATGGAAAGAAGGATCAAACTCAAGTACCTGTGATTGGTGACTCATTTCGTTACCATTTGCGAAGCTTCGACTGGAGCAAGGGAGTGCCGGCGACGTTGCCCCGGGGTTACGTCCTGCTGCCAGATGCCGTCAGGTGCGTTGAGGCCGGCCCGGTAGGTGACGGAGGCGGTGCGCAACATGAGCCAACCACACATCTTCTGGAGCCACATCTCCTGCTTCTTGTTGGCCAAAATCGTATCACAGTCCGTCGTAGAATCCACTGCGGGAAAATCCAGAAAGTTTTGACAAAGTGGTGGGGTAAGGAACCAACTACTATAACTCTTTGTACATTCTATTTCTGAAAAGTGATTGTGATGAGGGTTTTGAAACCCACTGAGTTTATGGTGAAGATCTAAAGCTTTTACTTACATTTGTTGCTCATTTGCGTATCAGTACGGAAAACAAATTCGTTGTAATGCACATCCTTTAGCTTACAAGTCTTTTTGGTTAGCTTAGCTTCACCCATGATAGTCCATGTGTTACACAACATTCAAGTGTAGGTTACTTGTTGCTTTAGCTCCTTTAGCTTGCAATATTTTTGGTTAGCTTATTAGCTTGAAAGTTGTAACACTTGAAGGATGTGCATGAGCATGACAACGGATTTGTTTTCCATATTGAACCGGCAATCAAGGCCGTGAATTCAAACATCAAACTGGCTAAACAGACTCATAATCTTTTGCTCTCCGTCCAAATCGAGGACTAGAAACGGCAGAGAATCCAGGCTTGCTTCTGACAAGAAAGATCGGATGGTCAAATGAAAACTGCCGGACGGGAAATGGACTGTGAACAAAACCGACGTTGATTTGGTTCAGTTGCGCTGTGTCAGGACTACGGAGCGTGGGACTGTCAAGTCTGCTGAGCGCGAGACGAGCAGCGTTCGAATGGGCGGGGGCGACAATGAAGGTGGGACTCGGATGTAAGAGAGCTAGCATTTGGCGtggagaagaggaaagaaacAGTGCGTACGTGGCGTGCATTGAGTGGTCGGGCCGGGTGTTATAACCAGGATGGCAGGAAAATCGCCCACGACGTCTCTCTCGTCTTCCTCATGCTGTTCTTCCTCGCCTccgattctccttcctatgtcTCAATGCCTAGATTTCAGCCGGTCCATAAGGTATTTACCAAGCTTCTCGGTCTCAATTTCACAATTTAGTATAAGTAGGGACAGTTCAACCGCATCTCCGATGCCTTATCACGCAAACAGGCGCAGACACTTCTGAACTTGTGTCAATTTCAGTTTGTCGTCGTCCATCCTGGTTAGAGGCCATACAACAAAGCTATCAAGATGACCGATATACACAGCATATTTTGCAGTACTACCTATAGACATAAGGTAGTATAAACTTAATCTAACTGTCCATGTGAATGAATATTTTTGTAATCATGGATATTTTTGTAACGCGCCACAAGCCCTTGTTTTGCTGCAGATGGCGTTGTCCCGCACCACCTGCTTGCTGCTCGTTGTAGCGCTCGCACTAGCGACCTCCCTTGCCAGTGCCGAGGCGGCGAGGATCCCACCCTTGGCTAATGGCCTCTCCTTCGAATTCTACAGGGCCAACTGCTTGTAGGCGGACTCCATCATCTTCGGTTTCCTCTAGGATGCCGTCCGCAAGGACATCAgcctcgccgccgcgctgctCCACCTCCACTTCCATGACTTCTTCGTACAAGGTTGCAACGCTTCCATCCTGCTCGACAAGCTGCCCAACGAGCAGAGCGAGCATGAGGCTATCCCCAACCTGAAGCTCACCTGCCCCGTAAAGGGCACCGACAACACGACCCATCATGACCAAGTACACGACGACCATGGAGATCATCATGGGCAACAAGAGCTTCATGTTTAACATCACGACCAAGGACACGGCGAACATGGAGGTGATCGGGAATAGGTTCTTCATGCGTGGCATCGGTGTGGAGAACACGGCAGGAGCCAAGAACCACCAGGTCGTGGTACTGCCCATGCAGAGCGCATGTTGGCGTTCTACGAGTGTCGTTCGGCGTTCCGAGAAGGTGGCTGTGCAGTCCCTCGGCTCGTGAGACAATGACCGGAACCGGAGTGTCCTTCGGGTGGCTCGCTGGGGTTGACGGGTCGCTAGCCGGCAACCGCGCACATTACACAGCATCTTCAAGTTACACATTATTACTTCCATgccatttctttttttcaaaaatacccTTATACTACTTATACTCCTCTTATATACTACTCATACTACCTCTAGATAATGAGTAGAATTCTAACCGATCTGAACCATCTGATCCAAAAAATGGATGGTCCAAATTACTCTGAGACCACCGTAAAattatacttttttttaatactggCCCCCTTCCCGGAGGCTTCGTTGGAGCCTTTTTTGATAGGGTGTGCGACGCACGGGGCTCGAACCCCGGAGGACGTGGCCGAACCGAGTGACTTTACCATCGGACTCCATGTCTGTTGGCCTCCAGGATTTACCGTCACTGATGGCATCCTTCACTGTAAGGGTTGCATTTGGGTTGGATCCGACAACACGACCCAACAGCATATCATCAGAGCATTACACGGCAGCGCGCTGGGAGGCCACTCCGGGTTTTATACTTATCACCTAGTGAAACCTGTCAGTAAGTGAAACCTGAAAGACTACCCCCGGCTAACCTCCTCCAACCATTGAATGTGCCTGACCTCCACCAACCATTGAATGTGCCTGATCAAGCTTGGATAGTGGTACAACTCGACTTCATCGAAGGATTGTCCAGGTCAACAAATCATAGTACTATCTTAGTGGTCATTGACCGTTTTCTAAATACACCCACTTCTTAGCACACACTCACCCATTTATCATTCTGCAAGTGGTTAAGGTATCATAGGGGTAGTAATATTGGTACTATTGATATGGTAGACTAGTATTATATAACATATTACACTTACCCCTCTGCACAATAGTACATCAACAACATATTACCActctattttttagataaaggaagtATTTCCAGCCTTTTGCATCCTCCGATGCATACAACCTCATAATAtttattacaaagtttcatcctgAATGATTAAAAGGACCAAAAAAACATTTGCATCCTCCAATACAAATAGACTCATGTTCGTTATTACATAGACTCATCATAAAGATTatttatttaatctataattaaTCCGCCACCCATTCTTGGCGAACATATCCATGGCCACCACCTCCAATACATGGGAAGCCTTCAAAAAGTCTTCTCTTTGGTCCTCCCTCTGTAGCAACCTTCAGAACTGCAACCAGTAGCCCCCCCTGAAAATTGCCTGCATTAAGGATATATTAGGAGTATGATTGAAAATTATATCATTTCAGCAGAGCCATTTGACCAAAAGATGGCTGCTACCCCAACTAGCATCTTATTCTTAGTTTTCATTCCCTTTTCTCTTAGCCAACTACTCATAATGTGCTCCGTACTGCTAGGTTTTTTAATACCTAAGGCTATAGAGATTATTTGCTAACAAGTTCTAACAAGTGGATATTGAAAGAAAATGTGGTTAATGGTTTCATTTTGATTGCAAAAACAACACTTTTGGTTTCCAtcccagttttttttttatcagattaCCCTTGGTCAAAAGAATGCCTCTACCTAAGCACCACAAGAAAACCTTAATCTTTAGCGGAACCTTGAGTTTCCAAAGACCTTTGGCATTGCTATTGGTGGGTTGTGATATCATTTGCTTGTACATGGATTGAACTGAGAATATTCCATGTGCATGCAAATCTCACCTAAAAACGTCTTGTTCATCACATAATTGAACTGAAGTGACACCATATGTTGCCAAGCAACTAATTTATCCCCAACAATCGGTCTGTGAAAGGAGAGGTTTAGTGGTGAAGATTGCACAACATCGGCCACAGTGGCTTGACTCCTTCGAACCACATTATACAAAGTCGGATACTGCATACTGAGAGGATTAGCAGCTAACCATCTATCATTCCAGAACCTAGTCTGACAACCATTTTGAACCTTGAAGGAACCCCATTTGAGGAATTCATTTTTAACTTTCATAAGCCCTTATCAGAAATGAGAATCACCTGATTTCCCTTCCACCTGGGTTAGCTTTTCACCACAGAGATACTTGTTTCTAAGCATTCTTTGCTAAACCCTATCCTCATTAAGTAGCCGATAAAGCCACTTGCTAAGGAGACATATATTCTTAACCGAGAGATCAACAATGCCAAGTTCTCCCTGGTCTTTTGGCTAGCATAGAATGTTCTATCTAGCAAGTCTATATTTCTTTATGTGGTTATCCCCTTGCCAAAAGAATCTGGATCGAAAGTAATCCAATCTTTTAAGTACACCACTGGGAATGTCAAAGGAAGACATTATGAAAAAAAGGAAGACAGCTTAAGACTGAGTTAATGAGCACTAATTTACCCCCTACAAATATAAGTTTCCCCTTCCAACTGCTTAATTTCTTTTCGAACCTTTTCTCGACCTCTCTCCCATCCGTATTCCTTAGTTGCCTATGTATCATTGGAATACCAAGGTCGTGTCCATACTCATGCACCACAATCTTGTCGCACACATTCGTGTCAATGCTGCGAATCCGAACATCAAAAGTGGTAAACAGACTCACTATATCTGGCTCTCTCCATACTTGCTCTGGTATAGATGAGATGTCCTGTAGCTAGGGGTCAAGTCCCAGCCGAACACGACAAAAACAGCTATCCGTTTGCCGGACGGGAAACAAAGCACCAAGCGTGCCGGACTCTGAACAGAAATCCCAGAGCCCCCGTGCCGTGGGGAGCGTCATTAAATCCGTGCGTGACTCGTATTGACGTGTCTGGAGTGAGTTCGCGTTCGAGTCGGAATTTGTGTTCGAGCGTACGCAAGCCTTGTTCTTAGTTGGCCTATATAAGCAGAGGACAGGCTGCAACGAGCTACGAAGAGAGGATTTTGTTGATGGAAAGATCGTACGACGGAAACGACCGTGAGCGCCCCTGGCCGTCGCCGGCGACAGCCAGCCAGGAGGAGCACGCGCGCAGCAAGCGTCTACTTTTGCGCCCATTCGCGTGGAAGCATCACCAGGACCCCGTCAACTCCGCCCGTCTCGAAGACTTAAACAAGACCATGCGGTCGGACCCCCAGATGGCTTCTTCAGCTGCCGACGACGGCGGCAGGAGAACGAGTGGCGCAACGGCGGAGAGCAGCGAGCCCTCGTCACCGGCGCTGCACAGTAAGAGCGAAGCTGCTGCTTTCGGGGGAGTTCCTGCGACTCCTTCGGCAAATCCCACGCACCTTATGGACAGGGCCATGTCTTACAAGAAGCAGAGGGTCGCTGACGGAGCGCAGCACCAACGAGTGGACGCGCCGGAGAGGACCGCCGAGGACGAGCCGCGGGTGAGGAGGACGCGGAGGCCGCCCACGTGGTTCCAACAGAGCCAAATGGAGCCATCCCCTGGCCGCACACATCGGCCACCGCTGGACAGACCAACGACCGGAAGGCTGCCGTCAAAGAGCAACGCCAAACAGCCCGTGCCGGCTGGCGGCAAGGTACATGTCGGCGGTCCAGAAGCAGCTTCTTCCGGTTCTTCTGCGAGTCGTTTGAAGCAGCCAAAGCTCCCGACAAACGACCAAATTAAGGAGCCTGAGGCAGCAGAAAtcgacgacgaggaggcgctCAAACTGGGCATGGAAGCGGCCATGGCGATGGACCCCGCGACTCTAAAATCCGAGGTGGACAAGTTCTTCGCCGTCGAGGAGTTCACGAGGCCACAGAGGCGGCTGACGATGCAACGGGGAGATGCACCCAAAAAGGCGCCTTTCGACTTCCGGCTCACCAAAGAGGAGGCCATGGCGGACGTGAGGGAGATCCTCCGTCTTGGAAAACTTGGTAAAGAGTCTAAAGACAACTGATACTTGTAGTCCGTAGATGCGACCCCTCTGTTCTTTTCTATTTACGGTCCAATTATGAATAACTTGAGTCAGATAGATATAGTATTTCTGTTTTTTTAATACACTATGGATGCCCttaataatcataaaaaatctaAGGAATCCGTCCATGCCATGATTCTTATCTAAGTAGTGACAACCAAGGAGCGTTCCCGTCGAGAATCGGCAAAGAACAGCATCACCTCGTACGAATCTAAGGAATTCGCTGATGACCTCAAGATCACACTAATTTAGCTTTCCGAATTGATGATCACGAAGTCAAATGTACATACGTTGGCATTGAAAACATCGATAAAACATAATGTGCCACGGACATATGTACGACAGCAGAACTTAACTGGGTACGTAGGACGAAGCGGGAGAACGCATCGTCCTTATCTAGGTTTCTCCGTGGGTTCTTGTAGTGCTATCGATGCGTCCAATGCTCGCAAAATTGCCCGATAAATTCCCGCATGCATTCCTTCGTTCTTCATCAACGAGAAGCGCTGCCATGGCCTCCTCTCTGCTCCTGTGCCTGCTCTTATGCAGCTACTATGCCATTGCTCATGGAGGCAATGAGCACGACTTTGTTGTGGTGCCAACAAGCTCTTTTGCGTCCGAACCAGCCTGCTCAGCTGCATCATCACGAGGTATACACAGGAGCTGAACTGTCGCACTAGCTCAAATTTAGTGTGTGCAGGCTTCCAAACTTATTTAATTACCATGCAATTTTTCAGCGACTTCTGCTCCGAACCGTGCGTCCGTGCCACTGGCACACCGGCACGGTGCGTGCGCGCCCTCGGGGGCCACGGACAAGCCATCCTTAGCCGAGAGGCTCCACCGAGACCGTGGTCGCAGGAACTACATCGTAAGCAAGGCCTCAGGGCGCACGACCTTGTTATCCGAGGGCGGCGTGAGCATCCCGACGTCCCGGGGGGACGCCGTGGACTCTCTGGAGTACGTCGTCACGCTGGGCATCGGCACGCCGGCCGTCGAGCAGACTGTGCTCATGGACACCGGCAGCGATCTGTCGTGGGTGCAGTGCAAGCCGTGCAACTCCAGCGAGTGCTACCCCCAGAAGGATCCCTTGTTTGATCCGAGCTCGTCCTCCACGTACACTCCTATCCCGTGTGACACCGACGCGTGCAGAGACCTGGGATCCGACACCTACAACCATGGCTGCACGAACGGCACCGGTCCCTCCCTGTGCCAGTACGGAATCAGGTACGGCGGCGGGTCGACCACGGTAGGGCTGTACAGCACGGAGACGCTAACGCTCAAGCCCGGGGTTTCCATCAAGAACTTTAGCTTCGGCTGCGGCTTTGACCAGCATGGCCCGTACGACAAGTTCGACGGCCTCCTTGGACTCGGCGGGGCACCCGAGTCGCTCGTGTCACAGACGACCACGCTGTATGGTGGCGCCTTCTCGTACTGCCTCCCACCGGGAAACAGCACCGCGGGGTTCCTCGCCCTCGGCGCGCCGAGCAACCACACGGCGGGCTTCGTGTTCACTCCGCTGCACCGCTTCCCGGACGTGGCGACGTTTTACATGGTGACTCTTGCCGGCATCAGCGTCGGTGGGAAGCAGCTCGACATACCGCCGACGGTGTTCTCAAAGGGCATGATCATAGACTCCGGCACGGTCGTCACGGGGCTCCCGGCGACGGCCTACTCGGCGCTGCGGTCAGCTTTCCGAAGCGCCATGTCCGCGTACCCGCTCTTGCCACGGAACGACGGCCTCGACACATGCTACAACTTGACCGGCTTAAGCAACGTGACGGTGCCGAAGGTTGCCCTGACGTTCTCCGGTGGCGCGACGATCGACCTCGACGTACCGTCCGGGGTTCTGCTGGAAGGCTGCCTCGCTTTTGTCGGAGGGAGCTCGGATAGCCAGGTCGGAATCATTGGCAATGTGAATCAGCGCACGTTCGAGGTGCTGTACGATTCCGGCAAGGGGAAGGTCGGGTTCAGGCCAGGTGCTTGCTGAAGCCTGAAGTACTGCTGTCCCACGTAGGAGCAATACATGCAGTTGAAATAATGACAAGATAGTTATTCTGTTTCCAATTTTTCACCGTTATGAAGATTCAGCAATTGAAAATTTGAAAGTATGATAattctattttaattttttgtttcaaaAGTTGCGCAATGTTTCCTTTACTTTTGCGTAGTGATACTATTATGTTGGGAAGAAAATACAGAGAAATGTCTAGACAGCACCAAAAAAACAAGTGTTCCATCTTCCAATTTTAAAGTGcgcctttctttctttttgttcaaCTATACACACTTCCCAATGGAGTTCTGTACAAGCACGCCCTATCAAATCATTAATGGCCTTGGGGCATCCCTGGTCTGGTTGGTTTCTGAAGCTGATGAATCAAACCGAAATTTTGGGAGTGCCAAAATATAGGCAAGAAAATGATGCTTAGATTATGACAATTCACGGACAATTCTAGCCATGCCAAAATTTGTGCAAAAATGTGAGTATAACATGTGGGATCCACATGCCACTAATTCTTTTAGTGATAAAATATATCCCACAGGGTTGGTCTACTTTTCAACTGTTTGAAGTTTTATATAATTTCATATCACTAAACAATATATCTTCATCTCATAATCCTGATCGATACTATGCTGCAGTGCGATAGCCCTGACACCTAGGATGGCAATCTTACCCACGAATTCAGGTACCCGTGGGTGTCACACCTGATGGGCGTGAGCATGGGTCTGAGTTTTTGCCCATAGGTATAGCGGTCACGTACCCGCGAAGTAACGGGTTGAGCACAGGTATTATAATATGCCCATAGGTACCTACGGGTATACCGTTAAGCACTTTTGGCCCAATAATCCCACTTCCCCCGAGGCACAACCCATTGATATTTGCTAACCCTAGTTTAGTAGCTTTTCTTCAGTTGCTCCTCACTTTGCACCCACACTCCCAGATAGAGGACCAGGCCACCACCAACCACCCCTATTGGTAGATCCAGGTGACCAGGCCATAGGCGGCCACTGCACTCCCGGACAGAGGACACATTGGTACCCCCTTTGCCAGCCAGTTCTCGGCTCCCCCCAGCCGGTCACCGGTGGTGTGGGACGGAGGTGGAGGTGCATGTTATGGGTGGCACTCGGATCTTCTTTGTTTTGCTCCCGCTCCATCTCATCCACGCATTGGAGTGCACCTCAGCCTCCGGCAACCTCCCGCCCATCCTCGTGCTCGACTCGACCTCCGTGCGACCGATGGTGACCTTTGGTCCCTCGCCTGGTCTGACACCGCATCCCGATCATGTGGCATCGAGCATCGAGTTGAGTGGCCCCAACCAATCCTGTTATCCGAGTCACCAtggcacttgagtcttggtgtcCTGGAATCAGAATTGTGGATGTCAAATTATCGAGACCTTGTTGGACACCACGTTGTCATGTGGAGTTAATTTGGTGCCCCGTTTGGCTCGTGGAGAGTGCAGAGAGTGATGTTGTGGTATTTGCAGGTTTTCATTCATATATCCCTGTCGATTAATTATTACTTCGCCCATACACAACCCGgtccattgccatccctacagaATCAGTGAAAGCAGACAAAGTACTATAGACAGTTTTTTAAGATCCATCACTGACAAAATACCCACATACGTTTGTTAAGATAGACGTGTCAGTAACATGATCACCATCTGGGTGTGCCAGAACTTACATATGGTTTTTATAAATCCGTCTATTTTTATCATCAAGATACAAATGGAGTTTAGAAAAAACCGTCTACGAAATTATCACGGACAATTTCTTATAAGATACGTATGTGTCTGCATGATAGACACAAATAGATTTTCTAAGAAACCGTCTATAGTTAAAGACCAGGGTACTGTTTTAAATTTAACCTCTTGCTCTCTACTTCCCACTACCCCCATAGACACAAACCGCTTGTCTCCCTCACTAAAGTGACGAGCAGTTCATCTCCCTCAGTCTCCCCATTGCTATCCAATCCCATTTAGCAAAggtttttttgttttcatgaTGGAGGTTTGAGATTTGGGCTCCAAATCTTGTTACCTGCACAGAGGTGAGTAGGGTTTCCATCATGAttttgttagggtttgattCGATCATAGGTTGCAAGccctttgatcggtagagtagacacactaggtaaacctagagcacatttagatagaaattaatatagatttatcttgtgttatttttggagatgaaatagttctaagtgtcataattcatccCCTCTTAGGATATCACCGACCCttacaatttgctaaataagagcatgaagagcttaaggctaaatttgagtgcattgaatatcaaactaaggtccatttgaagcaatttacctctttttttaattacaatcctaaggtagatgcttccacttcttgtgatgatttatatgctttatctagctcacctctttgcaatgagatttgtgttgaaaaTGTTGTTGCagaacaatctaatgaacatattgcacaagagaatgatgagttcaagcaagaagtagagaaactcaaggaggacttggcgagattgaagggtaaatgacatgtccaacctcctcaagataaccgtgctttcatggtgaagaagcttgcggaggggtcaatCGTGACATGCTttaaatgtcatcaagaaggccacaagtccttccaacataagcaagtgaagaagaaaaCCAAGGAGAAAAATAAGTTGACAAacttctccaacaagacctccaacctctacaccaagcctaactacaagaacaagataaaaaaacaaccactataagctcaatAAGAAGCAAAATG from Phragmites australis chromosome 8, lpPhrAust1.1, whole genome shotgun sequence includes:
- the LOC133926046 gene encoding aspartyl protease family protein At5g10770-like, which gives rise to MASSLLLCLLLCSYYAIAHGGNEHDFVVVPTSSFASEPACSAASSRATSAPNRASVPLAHRHGACAPSGATDKPSLAERLHRDRGRRNYIVSKASGRTTLLSEGGVSIPTSRGDAVDSLEYVVTLGIGTPAVEQTVLMDTGSDLSWVQCKPCNSSECYPQKDPLFDPSSSSTYTPIPCDTDACRDLGSDTYNHGCTNGTGPSLCQYGIRYGGGSTTVGLYSTETLTLKPGVSIKNFSFGCGFDQHGPYDKFDGLLGLGGAPESLVSQTTTLYGGAFSYCLPPGNSTAGFLALGAPSNHTAGFVFTPLHRFPDVATFYMVTLAGISVGGKQLDIPPTVFSKGMIIDSGTVVTGLPATAYSALRSAFRSAMSAYPLLPRNDGLDTCYNLTGLSNVTVPKVALTFSGGATIDLDVPSGVLLEGCLAFVGGSSDSQVGIIGNVNQRTFEVLYDSGKGKVGFRPGAC